A DNA window from Corynebacterium ciconiae DSM 44920 contains the following coding sequences:
- a CDS encoding peptidoglycan D,D-transpeptidase FtsI family protein yields the protein MWTWLSTSAPVNLKKRFGWAQVIAIVIAVALIGRLALVQIVWGPEFSAKAEAQRSRLYVDPARRGSIDDRHGHSLASTMQARSLTVSPKQFREEEHDRQDYKLYEAGGYNDMSEEERSKIIEDNVDKQLDTIAKEIPATIKEAGASADDVKPEDIRKKLDSDSTYEILVRNVDPDVAAEIVDTFPGIAADYQEIRNYPNGAVAQNVVGKTSMDGEGQFGFELYADDNLAGTDGSSKEDVSTNGQAIPGTLRDVVPVHDGSSYELTLDLDLQTYVQQQVQQAKDISGANSAQAVVLDARTAEILAMANSDTIDPNGDITKQLEEGRSFTNPTISNPFEPGSVAKIITASAAIDNELTTPDEVLSVPGSIDMAGVTVRDAWEHGTVGFTTTGVFAKSSNVGTLMLAQRVGEDRFNDYLHRFGLGEATGVELPGETAGLLPAREDWGGGTFANLPIGQGMAMSLLQMAGIYQTIANDGERIPPRIVKAKTDAEGNEVPMDAPESVQVMKPEAAKVVRDMFQGVVQGADGGQSGTAPDGAVEGYQISGKTGTAQQIDENTGAYSNSDYWITFAGIAPADNPRYVIGIMLDDPERGVHGGGGGSAAPLFKDIAQWLLARDNVPLSPPREGNLVLQAY from the coding sequence CTGTGGACGTGGCTCAGCACGAGCGCGCCGGTGAACCTGAAGAAGCGTTTCGGTTGGGCGCAAGTGATCGCGATCGTCATCGCGGTGGCGCTCATCGGCCGCCTCGCCCTCGTGCAAATCGTGTGGGGGCCGGAATTCTCTGCCAAGGCAGAAGCCCAGCGCAGCCGCCTCTATGTTGATCCAGCACGTCGCGGCTCCATTGATGATCGTCATGGCCACAGCCTTGCCTCGACCATGCAGGCGCGCTCGCTCACGGTGTCTCCGAAGCAGTTCCGCGAGGAGGAACACGATCGCCAAGACTACAAGCTCTACGAGGCTGGTGGCTATAACGATATGAGCGAGGAGGAGCGCTCGAAGATCATCGAGGATAACGTCGACAAGCAATTGGACACCATTGCGAAGGAGATTCCTGCCACCATCAAGGAGGCCGGTGCCAGCGCTGATGACGTAAAGCCTGAGGACATTCGCAAGAAGCTTGACTCCGACTCCACCTATGAGATCCTCGTGCGGAATGTGGATCCAGATGTCGCTGCCGAAATCGTGGACACCTTCCCAGGTATTGCTGCGGACTATCAGGAGATCCGTAATTATCCCAATGGTGCCGTTGCGCAGAACGTGGTGGGCAAAACGAGCATGGATGGCGAAGGCCAATTTGGGTTCGAGCTCTATGCAGATGACAACTTGGCCGGTACTGACGGCTCCTCGAAGGAGGATGTTTCCACCAACGGCCAGGCCATCCCGGGAACCTTGCGCGATGTAGTGCCGGTGCACGACGGCTCCAGCTACGAGCTGACCTTGGATCTGGATCTGCAAACCTATGTCCAGCAGCAGGTGCAGCAAGCCAAGGACATCTCGGGGGCCAATAGCGCCCAGGCAGTGGTGCTGGATGCCCGCACCGCTGAGATTCTTGCCATGGCCAACTCCGACACCATCGACCCCAATGGTGATATCACCAAGCAGCTGGAGGAGGGGAGAAGCTTCACCAACCCCACTATCTCCAACCCCTTCGAGCCGGGCTCGGTGGCAAAGATCATCACCGCCTCGGCGGCGATCGATAATGAGCTCACCACCCCGGACGAGGTGCTCAGCGTGCCCGGATCCATCGATATGGCCGGGGTGACTGTGCGGGATGCGTGGGAGCACGGCACCGTGGGATTCACCACTACCGGTGTGTTTGCAAAATCCTCCAACGTGGGCACCCTGATGCTTGCCCAGCGAGTGGGGGAGGACCGCTTTAATGATTACCTCCATCGCTTCGGTCTTGGTGAGGCTACTGGTGTGGAACTGCCCGGCGAAACTGCCGGCCTGCTGCCCGCCCGTGAAGATTGGGGCGGCGGTACCTTCGCTAACCTCCCCATTGGTCAGGGTATGGCGATGTCGCTGCTGCAAATGGCGGGGATCTATCAAACCATCGCCAACGACGGTGAGCGCATCCCGCCGCGCATCGTCAAAGCCAAAACGGATGCCGAAGGCAACGAGGTGCCCATGGACGCCCCTGAGAGCGTGCAGGTGATGAAGCCCGAGGCGGCCAAGGTGGTACGCGACATGTTCCAAGGCGTGGTACAGGGTGCCGATGGCGGCCAGTCCGGTACCGCCCCCGACGGGGCAGTCGAGGGCTATCAGATCTCCGGCAAGACCGGTACGGCACAGCAGATCGACGAGAACACTGGCGCCTACTCCAATTCGGACTATTGGATCACCTTCGCCGGAATTGCCCCTGCCGATAACCCCCGCTATGTCATCGGCATCATGCTCGACGATCCCGAGCGGGGAGTGCACGGTGGAGGTGGCGGCTCCGCGGCCCCGTTGTTTAAAGACATCGCACAGTGGCTGCTGGCGCGGGATAATGTTCCGCTCAGCCCGCCGCGCGAGGGCAACCTCGTGCTCCAGGCCTACTAA